One window of the Runella slithyformis DSM 19594 genome contains the following:
- a CDS encoding DUF6580 family putative transport protein, translating to MRERFTTVMNLGLSRFSTVVILIIVAALSRVVPHPFNFTPIGAMALFGAAQFNRKIFAFMIPVVAMLLSDALIGNPSFPTYFSFALIAGFGVVYLKKLNAGRLLTASIAASVVFFIITNFFVWFGGTMYPQTWQGLIGCYTAGLAFYQQTFFGNLFLNTVMGDLFYNTLLFGAYYSIEKIAFKPTVA from the coding sequence TTGAGAGAACGCTTTACTACAGTCATGAATTTAGGTTTGTCGAGATTTAGTACAGTAGTCATACTAATCATAGTTGCTGCACTTTCTCGGGTAGTACCCCATCCATTCAATTTCACTCCTATTGGAGCAATGGCTTTGTTCGGTGCTGCACAATTTAATCGCAAGATTTTTGCATTCATGATTCCTGTCGTGGCGATGCTTTTAAGCGACGCCCTTATTGGTAATCCTTCTTTCCCGACTTATTTTTCTTTTGCACTTATTGCAGGCTTTGGTGTAGTTTATTTAAAAAAATTAAATGCGGGACGTCTACTCACAGCAAGTATAGCTGCTTCCGTTGTGTTTTTTATAATAACAAACTTTTTTGTTTGGTTTGGTGGAACAATGTATCCTCAAACGTGGCAGGGATTGATTGGCTGCTACACCGCAGGTCTGGCCTTCTATCAACAAACATTCTTTGGTAACCTGTTTTTAAACACCGTCATGGGCGATCTTTTTTACAACACCCTATTGTTCGGTGCTTATTATTCAATTGAAAAAATTGCTTTCAAGCCCACCGTGGCATAA
- a CDS encoding purine-nucleoside phosphorylase: MTLQQIQEAAEFIQQQTNGFVPQAGIILGTGLGALVQDISIEFTIDYAGIPHFPLSTVESHKGRLLFGTLSDKKVVCMQGRFHYYEGYTMQQVTFPVRVMKLLGIEQLIVSNAAGGLNEHYQVSDLMIISDHIGLFLPENALIGTNLSTLGDRFPDMSEPYDASLVSTALDIAKANGIRAHAGVYASVTGPQLETKAEYRMLRLLGADAVGMSTVPEVIVARHMDLPVVGISVITDMCIPEQLEKAEIQKILTAAFKAEPNMTLIIKKLLSNAENRSNK, from the coding sequence ATGACTCTACAACAGATACAGGAAGCAGCCGAATTTATTCAACAACAAACCAATGGATTCGTCCCACAGGCGGGCATCATTCTGGGCACAGGCCTGGGGGCGTTGGTGCAGGATATTTCTATTGAGTTTACGATTGATTACGCAGGTATACCGCATTTTCCGCTCTCAACGGTCGAATCCCACAAGGGAAGATTACTTTTCGGAACATTATCCGACAAAAAAGTGGTCTGTATGCAGGGACGCTTTCATTACTATGAAGGCTATACCATGCAACAGGTAACCTTCCCCGTTCGGGTAATGAAATTGTTAGGCATTGAACAACTCATCGTCTCCAACGCGGCAGGTGGTTTAAATGAACACTATCAGGTGAGCGACCTGATGATTATCAGCGACCATATCGGGCTGTTTTTGCCGGAGAATGCGCTCATTGGCACCAATCTTTCTACACTTGGTGACCGCTTCCCGGATATGAGTGAACCCTACGATGCATCTCTGGTCAGTACAGCCCTCGACATTGCAAAAGCCAATGGAATCCGCGCCCATGCCGGAGTGTATGCAAGCGTGACGGGCCCCCAACTGGAGACCAAAGCGGAGTATCGAATGCTGCGCCTTTTGGGTGCTGATGCTGTAGGAATGAGCACTGTGCCCGAAGTCATTGTTGCCCGCCACATGGATTTACCAGTCGTGGGTATCTCGGTCATCACAGATATGTGTATTCCCGAACAACTGGAAAAAGCCGAAATACAGAAAATACTCACTGCTGCATTTAAAGCAGAACCAAACATGACGCTGATAATCAAGAAACTGCTTTCCAACGCGGAAAACAGGAGCAATAAATAA
- a CDS encoding 1-aminocyclopropane-1-carboxylate deaminase/D-cysteine desulfhydrase, translated as MSRVDRFWENAAQSPLQIVKMPLFAEHGVRVYFKRDDLLHPFVSGNKWRKLKYNLLEAERSGFTRLLTFGGAYSNHIAAVAAAGQATGFKTTGIIRGEELTEVSNKTLQYASQCGMKLQFVTREAYRDKIALAADFGTDCYVIPEGGSNALAVKGVQEVMGELQSQLNASFDYLCTAFGTGGTASGLISAPADTKVLVFPALNIQKAEVLQHIETFVELQGKKIEVLIDYHFGGYGKETEELTRFIADFEQQTLIPLEQVYTGKMMYGLVDLIRKGYFRRGEVIVVLHTGGLQGKRK; from the coding sequence GTGAGTAGAGTAGATAGATTTTGGGAGAATGCCGCCCAATCCCCCCTCCAAATCGTTAAAATGCCGTTATTTGCCGAGCACGGTGTTAGGGTATATTTCAAGAGAGATGATTTGTTGCATCCTTTTGTATCCGGAAACAAGTGGCGAAAACTGAAATATAACCTGTTGGAAGCCGAAAGGTCAGGCTTTACGCGCCTGTTGACGTTTGGCGGTGCGTATTCAAATCACATTGCCGCTGTGGCGGCGGCAGGGCAGGCAACCGGCTTTAAGACGACCGGTATCATACGGGGCGAGGAATTGACTGAGGTTTCCAATAAAACCCTTCAATACGCTTCCCAATGCGGAATGAAATTGCAGTTTGTGACCCGTGAGGCGTATCGTGACAAAATAGCGCTGGCCGCGGATTTTGGTACCGACTGTTATGTTATTCCCGAGGGCGGCTCAAATGCCTTAGCCGTAAAAGGAGTACAAGAAGTAATGGGAGAGCTTCAATCCCAATTAAACGCCTCTTTCGATTATTTATGTACCGCTTTTGGAACCGGTGGAACGGCATCAGGGTTGATCTCCGCCCCAGCGGACACAAAGGTGCTCGTTTTTCCGGCTCTAAACATTCAAAAAGCGGAGGTGCTGCAACACATTGAGACATTTGTAGAGTTACAGGGGAAGAAGATAGAGGTGTTGATTGACTATCATTTTGGGGGTTACGGCAAAGAAACCGAAGAACTTACCCGATTCATCGCCGATTTCGAACAACAAACACTTATTCCGTTGGAGCAGGTCTATACCGGGAAAATGATGTACGGCCTTGTTGATCTGATCAGAAAAGGATATTTTCGGAGGGGGGAGGTGATTGTGGTACTTCACACGGGGGGATTGCAGGGAAAAAGAAAATAG
- a CDS encoding DUF4783 domain-containing protein yields the protein MSGANSREAEIAEIIRGSIKTGNAHTLAGHFERHLELVIDAEQVDFRHVGEGQAELILKNFFKKYPPKDFKYGFQGMASKVRYCTATYQVANGSNFQVYILMRVTDKDYRINTLHFKKE from the coding sequence ATGTCGGGAGCAAACTCCCGAGAGGCAGAAATTGCTGAAATCATCAGGGGTTCCATTAAAACCGGTAACGCGCATACATTGGCCGGTCATTTCGAGCGTCATCTTGAATTGGTGATCGATGCAGAGCAGGTGGATTTTCGTCATGTAGGAGAAGGGCAAGCTGAATTGATCCTGAAGAATTTCTTTAAAAAATATCCTCCGAAAGATTTTAAATACGGTTTTCAGGGAATGGCCTCAAAGGTCCGTTACTGTACCGCTACTTATCAGGTGGCCAATGGCAGTAATTTTCAGGTATATATCCTGATGCGGGTGACCGATAAGGACTACCGAATCAATACACTGCATTTTAAAAAAGAGTAG
- a CDS encoding WD40 repeat domain-containing protein — protein MKKLSATLGMALLSATVVPAQKPTIEFNARGILALSDGDMAASASVDGKLLKQAGVKDALTVYPLPLKLGQEVGSSPVPNSAFGWTRNATITADGRYAYVIESRAQTSDSLKSVKSIAELPAGSTMYIVDISNMGKPSARKVPIGKNPTAVDMLGNNLLITSEEAGKELRLFEIGAGGLPTRNVPIALNLQNARATDVVWHPDGEFVAITVEETKEIWLFKAKRNAQNKIATFEAFGTPAKITGKPGPGAFTPDGNLFIVSDLKDGAGVSELTVVQFNTTATDPKTAEHKVLSSTAVGIGAESFAISPDGSAIVAANKNASAQPWEGSVGKATLSLLTLAKDGKITKVADYDLDGIAPESVVFDKTGDNLAVSVYEYFDYGNRDGGIEFFKVTKGGTPALTKQLAKISAPKGCYTVKIIP, from the coding sequence ATGAAAAAATTGAGTGCAACATTGGGAATGGCTTTGTTAAGTGCAACTGTCGTTCCGGCCCAAAAACCCACCATTGAATTCAATGCCCGAGGCATCCTTGCTCTTTCTGACGGAGACATGGCTGCGTCGGCAAGTGTAGACGGAAAACTTTTAAAACAAGCAGGGGTAAAAGACGCATTGACAGTCTATCCCCTTCCCCTCAAATTAGGTCAGGAAGTAGGATCATCACCCGTTCCCAACTCTGCGTTTGGCTGGACCCGCAACGCAACCATTACTGCAGACGGTCGGTATGCTTACGTTATTGAGTCCCGCGCTCAAACGTCTGACAGTTTGAAAAGTGTGAAAAGTATCGCTGAATTACCCGCCGGAAGTACCATGTATATCGTTGACATTTCCAACATGGGCAAACCCTCGGCCCGGAAAGTACCCATTGGTAAAAACCCTACTGCCGTCGATATGTTAGGAAACAACCTCCTGATTACTTCAGAAGAGGCCGGTAAAGAACTTCGTTTATTTGAAATCGGTGCCGGGGGACTTCCTACCCGTAACGTTCCTATCGCCTTAAACCTGCAAAATGCCCGTGCAACGGATGTTGTTTGGCATCCTGACGGTGAATTTGTCGCCATCACAGTAGAAGAGACCAAAGAAATATGGCTTTTTAAAGCAAAGCGTAATGCTCAAAATAAAATCGCAACATTTGAAGCATTCGGTACTCCTGCCAAAATAACAGGTAAACCGGGTCCGGGAGCTTTTACACCCGACGGCAACTTATTTATTGTGTCTGATCTGAAAGACGGTGCCGGTGTAAGTGAGCTTACCGTAGTTCAATTCAATACCACCGCTACTGATCCAAAAACCGCAGAACATAAAGTACTCAGTTCAACTGCCGTCGGTATTGGCGCAGAAAGCTTTGCCATCAGCCCGGATGGTTCCGCCATCGTTGCGGCCAACAAAAACGCATCGGCTCAACCCTGGGAAGGCAGCGTAGGTAAGGCAACGCTATCGTTGCTGACGCTGGCGAAAGACGGAAAGATTACCAAAGTAGCTGATTACGACTTGGATGGTATTGCACCTGAAAGTGTTGTTTTTGATAAAACCGGCGACAATCTGGCCGTATCTGTGTACGAATATTTTGATTATGGCAACCGTGACGGAGGTATTGAGTTTTTTAAAGTAACGAAAGGCGGTACTCCTGCCCTGACCAAACAACTCGCCAAAATCAGCGCTCCAAAAGGCTGCTACACTGTTAAAATCATTCCATAA
- a CDS encoding phosphoribosyltransferase family protein codes for MQKTILSSDQTLQKIKRIAFEIYEKNFEEDGIVLAGITGEGYEMARLLEVFLKEISQLSVQLMRIDLNKDHPHTSPIQFDTDKELLIRKVIIVVDDVLNTGRTLAYSLSPFLGISLKRLQVAVMVNRAHHSFPISADYVGYALSTTLNEHIQVKLSGEDIGVYLS; via the coding sequence ATGCAAAAAACCATCCTTTCGTCCGATCAGACCCTGCAAAAAATCAAACGGATCGCCTTTGAGATCTATGAAAAGAATTTTGAAGAGGATGGTATTGTGTTGGCGGGAATCACCGGGGAAGGCTACGAAATGGCCCGTTTACTGGAAGTGTTTCTAAAGGAAATCTCTCAATTGAGCGTTCAGCTCATGCGCATTGATCTCAATAAAGATCATCCGCACACGAGCCCCATCCAATTTGATACCGATAAAGAACTGTTAATCCGTAAAGTAATCATCGTGGTCGATGATGTTCTCAATACCGGACGTACCTTAGCCTATAGCCTTTCACCTTTTCTGGGGATATCTCTTAAACGCCTTCAGGTAGCCGTCATGGTCAATCGTGCACACCATTCCTTTCCCATTTCCGCAGACTATGTAGGCTACGCCCTCAGTACTACCTTAAATGAGCACATACAGGTCAAACTATCGGGGGAGGATATCGGAGTCTATTTAAGTTAA
- the rpsT gene encoding 30S ribosomal protein S20 gives MANHKSALKRIRANETKRLRNRYQHKTTRTMVRKLRDTKDQVVASELYKTVSSMLDKLAKKNIIHKNKAGNLKSKLARYVNGLAAAA, from the coding sequence ATGGCAAATCACAAGTCAGCATTAAAAAGAATTCGGGCCAACGAAACAAAACGCCTTAGAAACCGTTACCAGCACAAGACAACCCGGACTATGGTTCGTAAACTGCGCGATACCAAAGACCAAGTTGTAGCCTCTGAACTTTACAAAACAGTATCTTCAATGTTGGATAAATTAGCAAAGAAGAACATTATTCATAAAAACAAAGCAGGAAACCTCAAGTCGAAGCTGGCAAGATACGTAAACGGTCTTGCCGCTGCTGCTTAG